The proteins below are encoded in one region of Helianthus annuus cultivar XRQ/B chromosome 2, HanXRQr2.0-SUNRISE, whole genome shotgun sequence:
- the LOC110924518 gene encoding DNA topoisomerase 6 subunit A: MGKRRRADSDSDSDDDTTTTRLPFKNRLKPDSVILSTLKTLSAATKSASTSKTLTLTDLSLSSTCREVTDLPLSSVQNRILTLALNLTKSILAGNGFSFSVPSRAATNQLYVPELDRIVLKDKSSVRPYASVSTVRKTTITTRILSLIHQLSLKNIHVTKRDLFYTDVKLFQDQTQSDAVLDDVSCILGCTRSSLNVVAAEKGVVVGRLVFSDNGDMIDCTKMGIGGKAIPPNIDRVGDMSSDALFILLVEKDAAYMRLAEDRFYNRFPCIIVTAKGQPDVATRLFLRKMKMELKLPVLALVDSDPYGLKILSVYGCGSKNMSYDSANLTTPDIKWLGIRPSDLDKYKIPEQCRLPMTEQDIKTGKDLLEEDFVKKNPGWVEELSLMVKSKQKAEIQALSTFGFQYLSEVYLPLKLQQQDWL; the protein is encoded by the exons ATGGGAAAACGCCGGCGAGCAGACTCCGATTCCGACTCCGACGACGACACCACCACCACACGTCTCCCCTTCAAAAACCGTCTAAAACCAGACTCCGTCATCTTATCCACCCTCAAAACCCTATCCGCCGCCACCAAATCCGCCTCCACCtccaaaaccctaaccctaaccgatctctctctctcctccaccTGCCGTGAAGTCACCGACCTCCCGTTATCCTCCGTCCAAAATCGCATCCTCACCCTCGCCCTCAATCTCACCAAATCCATCCTCGCCGGTAACGGCTTCTCCTTCTCCGTCCCCTCACGCGCCGCCACGAACCAGCTCTACGTGCCGGAGCTCGACCGCATCGTTTTAAAGGACAAATCATCCGTTCGTCCGTACGCATCCGTATCAACTGTACGGAAAACTACGATTACGACGAGAATATTGTCGCTTATACATCAATTGTCGTTGAAGAATATCCACGTCACCAAGCGTGACCTGTTTTATACCGATGTGAAGCTGTTTCAGGACCAGACGCAATCCGACGCCGTTTTGGATGATGTGTCGTGTATTTTGGGGTGCACTCGGTCGTCGTTGAATGTTGTTGCTGCTGAAAAAGGAGTGGTTGTTGGGAGACTTGTGTTTAGTGATAATGGTGATATGATTGATTGCACAAAAATGGGGATTGGAG GTAAAGCAATTCCTCCAAACATCGATAGAGTAGGTGATATGTCTAGTGATGCATTGTTCATACTATTGGTTGAAAAGGACGCTGCATATATGAGATTAGCTGAGGATCGGTTTTACAATCGGTTTCCATGCATTATTGTAACAGCAAAAGGCCAGCCTGATGTGGCTACAAGGCTGTTTTTGAGGAAGATGAAGATGGAGCTGAAACTGCCTGTGTTGGCTCTTGTGGACAGTGATCCATACGGGTTGAAGATTTTGTCGGTCTACGGTTGTGGATCGAAGAACATGTCCTACGATAGTGCGAATTTGACTACGCCGGATATAAAGTGGTTGGGGATTAGGCCTAGTGATTTGGATAAGTATAAGATACCTGAACAGTGTCGGTTACCGATGACAGAGCAGGATATTAAGACCGGTAAGGATTTGTTGGAAGAGGATTTTGTGAAGAAGAACCCGGGGTGGGTTGAGGAGTTGAGTTTGATGGTGAAGTCGAAGCAGAAGGCGGAAATTCAGGCGTTGAGTACGTTTGGTTTTCAGTATCTGTCGGAGGTTTATCTGCCGTTGAAGTTGCAGCAGCAAGATTGGCTCTAG
- the LOC110924527 gene encoding protein IQ-DOMAIN 1 has translation MGKKGSWFSSIKKSFSPSSKEKKSQKSEQQGVVEEQERPSVPDTPIVENVDGSCDSHPFSPPEETRPLGVQPEPPQTASVNVTVAESTAVAAVMTQYAGKSREEVAAIIIQTVFRGYLARRAFWGLRGLVRLKTVIEGPCARRQTVNTLKCIQSLSHLQSQISSRRFRMSEEIQALQKQLLRNKETANMQTGDEWDDRVQSKEEIEAKLLSKYDAAMRREKAMAYSFSHQKPWKKSGGTATKMLFMNPTNPQWGWSWSERYKDHGTDHLSVRSGIDNGKSEIAKSYARHQLNSAPSTPRSKGANGPVALPTPKTGPNPRAIGLGPDANLDDDSKSVLSVKSERIRRHSVAGSMVAAKSAKVKSRGQGVAENGGAKKHLSFQVKPRRHSGPPKVEPIVGDGLEQGGG, from the exons ATGGGAAAGAAAGGAAGCTGGTTTTCTTCGATTAAGAAGTCGTTTAGTCCGAGCtccaaagaaaagaaaagccag AAGTCGGAACAGCAAGGGGTTGTGGAGGAGCAAGAACGACCTTCAGTACCCGATACACCAATTGTCGAAAATGTCGACGGTTCTTGCGACTCTCATCCATTTTCTCCACCAGAAGAGACGAGACCGCTTGGGGTGCAACCTGAGCCGCCACAGACCGCCAGTGTTAATGTAACCGTTGCTGAATCGACTGCAGTGGCAGCCGTCATGACCCAGTATGCAGGAAAATCACGGGAGGAAGTAGCTGCGATCATAATCCAAACAGTTTTTCGCGGTTACTTG GCACGAAGGGCGTTTTGGGGTCTGCGAGGGCTAGTTAGGTTGAAAACAGTGATTGAAGGGCCGTGTGCCAGACGGCAAACGGTTAACACGCTCAAATGCATACAGAGTTTATCTCATTTGCAATCGCAAATCAGTTCTAGAAGATTCCGGATGTCGGAGGAGATTCAAGCGCTTCAGAAACAACTTCTAAGGAATAAAGAAACCGCAAACATGCAG aCCGGAGATGAATGGGATGATCGCGTGCAGTCTAAAGAAGAGATAGAGGCAAAGCTTCTGAGCAAATACGATGCTGCTATGCGAAGAGAAAAAGCCATGGCGTATTCCTTTTCGCATCAG AAACCGTGGAAGAAATCAGGAGGGACGGCGACAAAGATGCTTTTCATGAACCCGACAAATCCTCAATGGGGTTGGAGCTGGTCAGAGAGATATAAAGATCATGGAACCGATCATCTTTCGGTTAGAAGTGGTATCGACAATGGTAAAAGTGAAATTGCAAAATCGTATGCTCGTCACCAACTTAATTCCGCACCTTCAACTCCTCGGTCAAAAGGAGCTAATGGTCCGGTAGCATTACCAACGCCCAAGACTGGTCCTAACCCACGAGCTATCGGTTTGGGGCCCGACGCTAACTTGGATGATGACTCGAAGAGTGTGTTGAGTGTTAAATCTGAGAGGATTAGAAGGCATAGTGTTGCAGGGTCTATGGTGGCTGCAAAGTCTGCAAAGGTGAAATCACGGGGACAGGGTGTGGCGGAGAATGGTGGTGCGAAGAAACATCTTTCTTTTCAGGTGAAACCGAGGCGGCATTCTGGACCGCCAAAGGTTGAACCCATCGTTGGTGATGGGTTGGAGCAGGGAGGTGGCTGA